The following are encoded in a window of Acinonyx jubatus isolate Ajub_Pintada_27869175 chromosome D4, VMU_Ajub_asm_v1.0, whole genome shotgun sequence genomic DNA:
- the CNTFR gene encoding ciliary neurotrophic factor receptor subunit alpha has protein sequence MAAPVPWACCAVLAAATAVVYAQRHSPQEAPHVQYERLGSDVTLPCGTANWDAAVTWRVNGTDLAPDLLNGSQLVLHGLELGHSGLYACFHRDSWHLRHQVLLHVGLPPREPVLSCRSNTYPKGFYCSWHLPTPTYIPNTFNVTVLHGSKIMVCEKDPALKNRCHIRYMHLFSTIKYKVSISVSNALGHNATAITFDEFTIVKPDPPENVVARPVPSNPRRLEVTWQTPSTWPDPESFPLKFFLRYRPLILDQWQHVELSDGTAHTITDAYAGKEYIIQVAAKDNEIGTWSDWSVAAHATPWTEEPRHLTTEAQAPETTTSTTSSLAPPPTTKICDPGELGSGGGTLTPFSTGVPVTLALAAAAATANSLLI, from the exons ATGGCTGCTCCTGTCCCGTGGGCCTGCTGTGCTGTGCTTGCTGCCGCCACTGCTGTTGTCTACGCCCAGAGACACAGTCCTCAGG aggCACCCCACGTGCAGTATGAGCGCCTAGGTTCAGATGTGACTCTGCCGTGTGGGACAGCAAACTGGGATGCAGCGGTGACGTGGAGGGTAAATGGGACAGACCTAGCCCCTGACCTGCTCAACGGCTCTCAGCTTGTGCTCCATGGCTTGGAACTGGGCCACAGCGGCCTCTATGCCTGCTTCCACCGTGACTCTTGGCATCTGCGCCACCAAGTCCTACTACATGTCGGCT TGCCGCCGCGGGAGCCTGTGCTCAGCTGCCGCTCCAACACTTACCCCAAGGGCTTCTACTGCAGCTGGcatctgcccacccccacctacATCCCCAACACCTTCAATGTGACCGTGCT GCATGGCTCCAAAATTATGGTCTGTGAGAAGGACCCAGCCCTCAAGAACCGCTGCCACATCCGCTACATGCACCTGTTCTCCACCATCAAGTACAAGGTCTCGATAAGTGTCAGCAATGCCCTGGGCCACAACGCTACAGCTATCACCTTCGACGAGTTCACCATTG TGAAACCTGACCCTCCAGAAAATGTGGTAGCCCGACCAGTTCCCAGCAACCCTCGCCGGCTAGAGGTGACTTGGCAGACCCCTTCAACCTGGCCTGACCCTGAGTCCTTTCCTCTCAAGTTCTTTCTGCGATACCGACCCCTCATCCTGGACCAGTGGCAGCAT GTAGAGCTGTCAGATGGCACAGCGCACACCATCACAGATGCCTATGCTGGGAAGGAGTACATCATCCAGGTGGCGGCCAAGGACAATGAGATTGGGACATGGAGTGACTGGAGTGTGGCCGCCCATGCCACGCCCTGGACTGAGGAGCCACGACACCTCACCACTGAGGCCCAGGCTCCGG AGACCACGACCAGCACCACCAGCTCACTGGCACCCCCACCCACCACGAAGATTTGTGACCCTGGGGAGCTGGGCAGCGGCGGAGGAACCTTGACACCTTTCTCAACCGGCGTCCCTGTGACCCTGGCCCTGGCCGCTGCTGCCGCCACTGCCAACAGTCTCCTGATCTG A